A region from the bacterium genome encodes:
- a CDS encoding MFS transporter — MTDTKPIDRAGTPQNRRTILLLSLGHFANDAYPGFLAPLQPLLMQQAHYGLTLAGVLTSIASISGSIMQPFFGLWSDRMRRPWLVIGGPLVTALLFGTIGWWHSWYALAAIILIGGLGSAAFHPQAAALSGKAGQRRSGLAMSLFVTGGNAGHALGPLIILSVVSLWGLHSSMVTAVLGVAVAFLLWKQLPPHIDPGAAEGRNPVPWSREERRRLGSLVLIWLVVVLRSFIVSGFMTFCPIYLTSKGYSILTAGGANTLFEISGAFGSILGGALSDRIGRKEVIVLSMAGAFPAFWLFLHGGSLIAPVMLALAGFFIYSSISVNIVMGQALFPRQAGAISSLMMGMGWGLGGLAVTPLGAMAERYGVGAALNALIFVTLAGLLAALLIRPGQPTVKQQEA; from the coding sequence TCTGCAGCCGCTGCTGATGCAGCAGGCCCATTACGGCCTGACCCTGGCGGGGGTGCTGACCTCGATCGCCTCGATCTCCGGATCGATCATGCAGCCTTTTTTCGGACTCTGGTCGGACCGGATGCGCCGCCCGTGGCTGGTAATCGGCGGACCACTGGTCACCGCCCTCCTTTTCGGCACAATCGGCTGGTGGCACAGCTGGTATGCCCTGGCTGCAATCATTCTGATCGGCGGGCTCGGGAGCGCCGCCTTTCATCCCCAGGCTGCAGCGCTCTCGGGCAAGGCGGGGCAGAGACGCAGCGGCCTGGCCATGTCGCTTTTCGTCACCGGCGGCAACGCCGGCCATGCCTTGGGCCCACTGATCATCCTCAGCGTCGTCTCTCTCTGGGGGCTGCATTCCAGCATGGTCACCGCCGTGCTCGGCGTCGCCGTCGCTTTCCTGCTCTGGAAGCAGCTGCCACCGCACATCGATCCGGGAGCGGCAGAAGGCCGCAATCCCGTGCCCTGGTCCAGGGAGGAACGGCGCCGGCTGGGCAGCCTGGTGCTGATCTGGCTGGTTGTGGTCTTGCGTTCCTTCATCGTCAGCGGCTTCATGACCTTCTGTCCGATCTATCTGACCAGCAAAGGCTATTCGATTCTGACGGCTGGCGGCGCCAATACCCTCTTTGAGATCAGCGGTGCGTTCGGAAGCATTCTCGGCGGAGCCCTTTCTGACCGTATCGGCCGCAAGGAAGTGATTGTCCTTTCGATGGCCGGAGCGTTTCCCGCCTTCTGGCTCTTTCTGCACGGCGGCAGCCTCATCGCGCCGGTGATGCTCGCCCTGGCTGGATTTTTTATCTATTCCTCAATTTCAGTCAATATTGTCATGGGTCAGGCGCTCTTTCCCCGGCAGGCTGGAGCCATCTCGTCCCTGATGATGGGGATGGGGTGGGGACTCGGTGGTCTCGCCGTCACCCCTCTGGGCGCCATGGCGGAGCGATACGGTGTCGGCGCCGCCCTCAACGCTCTGATTTTTGTTACCCTGGCCGGGCTTCTGGCGGCGCTTCTCATCCGGCCAGGCCAACCCACGGTAAAGCAACAGGAGGCCTGA